The following proteins come from a genomic window of Varunaivibrio sulfuroxidans:
- a CDS encoding SEL1-like repeat protein: MASPLPARAAAAADFNKGVHAYNSGNYAEGLKWFRKAADQGFALAQNNLGLMYLNGQGVVRDDTQAAKWFRKAADQGDALAQNNMGLVYLNGRGVVRDDAQAAKWFRKAADQGYVQAQLFLGAMYDKGRGVARDEAQAAKWYRKAADRGAIRAQYNLGLMYDKGQGVARDEAQAAKWFRKAADQGDALARNNLGTMYEKGRGVARDYGQALKWYRKAADQGVPQAQNNLGLMYLNGRGVVRDDARAAKWVHKAADRGYADAQLILGAMYDKGRGVARNDAQAMKWYRKAADQGDARAQFILGAMYDKGRGVAWDEAQAVTWYRKAAEQGMPRAQNNLGLMYAMGRGVVRDYEQARMWYRKAADQGDARAQNNLGTMYEKGWGGVKNIVSAYMWLSIAASGELQEAAQRRDALAKRMTAADISRARARARTCLASKYRQCD; the protein is encoded by the coding sequence ATGGCGTCGCCGCTGCCCGCGCGCGCCGCCGCCGCCGCCGATTTTAACAAGGGGGTGCATGCCTACAACTCGGGAAACTATGCCGAGGGACTGAAATGGTTTCGCAAGGCGGCGGATCAGGGGTTTGCCCTGGCGCAAAATAATCTAGGTCTGATGTATCTTAATGGTCAGGGCGTCGTCCGCGATGACACGCAGGCGGCGAAATGGTTTCGCAAGGCGGCGGATCAGGGTGATGCTCTGGCGCAGAATAATATGGGCCTGGTGTACCTTAACGGTCGGGGTGTCGTCCGCGATGACGCGCAGGCGGCGAAATGGTTTCGCAAGGCGGCGGATCAGGGGTATGTCCAGGCGCAGCTCTTTCTCGGTGCGATGTATGACAAGGGACGGGGTGTCGCCCGGGACGAGGCGCAGGCGGCGAAGTGGTATCGCAAGGCGGCGGATCGGGGCGCTATCCGCGCACAGTACAATCTTGGCCTGATGTACGACAAGGGGCAAGGTGTCGCCCGGGACGAGGCGCAGGCGGCGAAATGGTTTCGCAAGGCGGCGGATCAGGGAGATGCCCTGGCGCGGAACAATCTAGGTACGATGTACGAGAAGGGCCGGGGCGTCGCCCGTGATTATGGGCAAGCGCTGAAATGGTATCGCAAAGCCGCGGATCAGGGGGTGCCCCAGGCGCAGAACAATCTTGGTCTGATGTATCTTAATGGCCGGGGCGTCGTCCGCGATGATGCGCGCGCGGCGAAATGGGTTCACAAAGCGGCGGATCGGGGGTACGCCGATGCGCAGCTCATTCTTGGTGCGATGTACGATAAGGGTCGGGGCGTTGCCCGGAATGACGCTCAAGCGATGAAATGGTATCGCAAGGCCGCGGACCAGGGGGACGCCCGGGCGCAGTTCATTCTTGGTGCGATGTATGACAAGGGCCGGGGCGTCGCCTGGGACGAGGCGCAAGCGGTGACATGGTACCGCAAGGCCGCGGAGCAGGGTATGCCCCGGGCGCAGAACAATCTTGGCCTGATGTACGCCATGGGCCGGGGCGTCGTCCGGGATTATGAGCAAGCACGGATGTGGTACCGTAAGGCCGCGGACCAGGGGGACGCCCGGGCGCAGAACAACTTGGGTACGATGTACGAGAAGGGGTGGGGAGGGGTTAAAAATATTGTTTCGGCGTATATGTGGCTTAGTATCGCGGCGTCGGGAGAGCTTCAAGAAGCGGCGCAACGCAGGGACGCCTTGGCGAAAAGGATGACCGCCGCCGATATTTCGCGCGCCCGCGCCCGCGCCCGAACGTGTCTGGCCTCAAAATATAGGCAGTGCGATTGA
- a CDS encoding zinc transporter ZntB, with protein MTDHAVIADHPGYDFAFLLDGNGGGAELTWKDINHWRAEQGPLWLLLDQTSEIARRWLIDKSAISPIVCEALLAEETRPRSIAINGGILVIIRGVNLHPEASPEDMVSIRLWIEEHRVIAVRVRHLQAVRDLHEKIVASTGPQTPPDFLIQLSERLLERMRPVIDSLEERADDLEEAIAEGRSPQEIRRELPRLRQQAIILRRYLAPQRDAFVRLHSEMPPWFDATHRGRIREIADRTMRNVEDLDALRERASVVQDEVYNLISDHMNRTIYLLTLVATIVLPLSFLTGLLGVNVGGIPGANSPWGFTVLSLGLLALAVIEVVVFKKMKWL; from the coding sequence ATGACGGATCACGCCGTTATCGCCGATCATCCCGGATACGACTTCGCCTTTCTGCTCGACGGCAACGGTGGCGGCGCCGAACTGACCTGGAAGGACATCAACCATTGGCGCGCCGAGCAAGGCCCTCTTTGGCTGCTCCTCGACCAAACCAGTGAAATCGCACGGCGCTGGCTGATCGACAAAAGCGCCATCAGTCCGATCGTCTGCGAAGCCCTGCTCGCCGAGGAAACCCGACCGCGGTCGATCGCCATCAACGGCGGTATCCTGGTCATCATTCGCGGCGTCAACCTGCATCCCGAGGCGTCGCCCGAGGATATGGTGTCGATCCGTCTGTGGATCGAGGAACACCGCGTTATCGCCGTGCGCGTGCGCCATCTTCAAGCGGTCCGGGATCTTCATGAAAAAATAGTCGCCTCGACCGGCCCGCAAACCCCCCCCGATTTTCTGATCCAACTTTCCGAGCGCCTTCTCGAAAGGATGCGCCCGGTCATCGATTCCCTGGAAGAACGGGCCGATGATCTGGAAGAAGCCATTGCCGAAGGCCGATCGCCCCAAGAAATTCGCCGCGAATTGCCCCGCTTGCGTCAGCAGGCGATCATACTGCGGCGTTACCTGGCCCCCCAACGCGACGCCTTCGTGCGCCTGCACAGCGAAATGCCGCCCTGGTTCGACGCCACGCACCGCGGGCGCATTCGCGAAATCGCCGACCGCACAATGCGCAATGTCGAAGACCTGGACGCCCTGCGCGAGCGGGCGAGCGTGGTTCAGGACGAAGTCTACAACCTGATTTCGGACCATATGAACAGAACCATCTACCTGCTCACCCTGGTCGCCACGATCGTCCTGCCCCTCAGCTTCCTGACCGGTCTTTTGGGGGTCAACGTCGGCGGTATCCCGGGCGCCAATTCGCCCTGGGGGTTCACCGTGTTATCCCTTGGCCTGCTGGCCCTGGCGGTGATCGAAGTGGTGGTTTTCAAAAAAATGAAGTGGCTGTAG
- a CDS encoding proton-translocating transhydrogenase family protein — MTMDAATLSNQIKQLADQAAQLAAQAHDAALSAAGLAAQANGAGHGEPFIFLFTVFVLACFVGYFVVWSVTPALHSPLMGVTNAISSVIIVGALIAAGPADLSISKVLGFVAVTLASVNIFGGFIVTQRMLSMFKKKKA; from the coding sequence ATGACCATGGATGCCGCAACCCTTTCAAATCAAATCAAGCAACTGGCCGATCAGGCGGCGCAATTGGCGGCCCAGGCCCATGACGCGGCTTTGTCCGCCGCCGGGCTCGCCGCGCAGGCGAACGGGGCGGGGCACGGTGAGCCGTTCATCTTTTTGTTCACGGTTTTTGTCCTGGCGTGTTTCGTCGGTTACTTCGTGGTGTGGTCCGTGACCCCGGCGCTGCATTCGCCGCTGATGGGCGTCACCAACGCCATTTCGTCGGTGATCATCGTCGGCGCCCTGATCGCGGCGGGGCCGGCGGATCTCAGCATTTCCAAGGTGCTCGGTTTCGTCGCCGTGACGCTGGCCTCGGTCAACATTTTCGGCGGGTTCATCGTAACCCAACGGATGTTGTCGATGTTCAAGAAAAAGAAGGCCTAG
- a CDS encoding COQ9 family protein → MTETTTQRDAIMFAMAGHVLFDGWSDLAFRAALDELGLSLGEGLRIYPKGPIDVLSRLADWADERMAEGMAKRDLERMRVRDKVAAGVRLRLEALAPYREAVRRGSLVLALPQNAALSCRHTYKTVDAIWRAAGDTSVDFNFYTKRGLLAAVYVPCVLYWLADESEDFADTWDFLNRRIADVLKIPGLKGKLERRLKSAPSPLRLLKNFTARSGRRYC, encoded by the coding sequence ATGACGGAAACAACCACACAGCGCGACGCCATCATGTTCGCCATGGCGGGGCACGTTCTTTTCGACGGCTGGAGCGACCTCGCCTTTCGCGCCGCGCTGGACGAGCTCGGCCTGAGCCTGGGCGAGGGGTTGCGCATCTACCCCAAAGGCCCGATCGACGTGCTGTCGCGCCTCGCCGATTGGGCCGACGAGCGGATGGCCGAAGGCATGGCCAAACGCGACCTTGAGCGCATGCGCGTGCGCGATAAGGTGGCCGCCGGGGTGCGCTTGCGCCTGGAGGCCCTGGCCCCCTACCGCGAGGCCGTGCGCCGGGGGAGCTTGGTGCTCGCCCTGCCGCAAAACGCGGCGTTGTCGTGCCGCCACACTTACAAGACGGTGGACGCCATTTGGCGTGCGGCGGGAGACACTTCGGTGGACTTCAATTTTTACACCAAGCGCGGGCTCCTGGCGGCGGTCTATGTGCCGTGTGTTTTGTATTGGTTGGCCGACGAGTCGGAGGATTTTGCCGATACGTGGGATTTTCTCAACCGGCGGATCGCCGACGTTCTGAAAATTCCGGGTCTTAAAGGAAAGCTCGAACGGCGCTTGAAATCCGCGCCCTCGCCGCTACGTCTATTGAAGAACTTCACCGCTCGAAGCGGGCGGCGCTATTGTTGA
- a CDS encoding DUF3108 domain-containing protein has protein sequence MRRLFCTITGAVLCATVFVGVAPSPGLARTTYLRYQANWSGLHVADFTLGFDDEKGRYVNTFHLVTRGLLGWFTRFDIAATATGLHQSPPGNDAAATYTAQEYRVDYTTKNALRWIKITFSAPHAPAHARKGSRPLPGHPGKIENKAADKDIPARLRTDVTDPLSALSQLIEGVREHLSGGPANFSIAVFDGKRRLDLKARYLGPITRTIMEKKYPAYRLRVETVPIMGFKKSHKILWDGATFDLYLSRDDLRIMQIVPIRHGPVLGPVLTLERTCSQPCPLPKAD, from the coding sequence ATGCGGCGATTATTTTGCACCATCACCGGCGCCGTCTTATGCGCAACGGTTTTCGTGGGAGTCGCGCCGAGCCCGGGGTTGGCGCGAACCACGTACCTACGCTATCAGGCGAACTGGAGCGGGCTGCACGTCGCCGATTTCACTCTCGGCTTCGACGATGAAAAAGGGCGCTACGTCAACACGTTTCACTTAGTCACCCGTGGCCTTCTTGGGTGGTTTACCCGTTTCGATATCGCGGCGACGGCGACGGGGCTACACCAATCGCCCCCCGGAAACGACGCCGCGGCGACCTACACGGCGCAAGAATATCGTGTCGATTACACCACCAAGAACGCATTGCGCTGGATCAAAATTACCTTTTCCGCCCCCCACGCCCCGGCGCACGCCCGCAAGGGATCGCGTCCACTACCCGGACACCCGGGGAAAATCGAGAACAAGGCCGCCGACAAGGACATCCCCGCTCGACTGCGTACCGACGTTACCGACCCGTTAAGCGCCCTGTCGCAATTAATCGAGGGCGTGCGCGAACATCTTTCCGGCGGGCCCGCGAATTTTAGCATCGCCGTATTCGACGGCAAACGCCGCCTCGATCTGAAAGCCCGCTATCTGGGGCCGATCACGCGCACAATCATGGAAAAAAAATACCCGGCCTACCGCCTTCGTGTCGAAACCGTCCCTATCATGGGCTTTAAAAAGAGCCACAAAATTCTTTGGGACGGCGCGACGTTCGACCTCTATCTCAGCCGTGACGACCTGCGCATCATGCAGATCGTACCCATCCGCCACGGCCCCGTGCTGGGCCCGGTGTTGACCTTGGAGCGGACATGTTCGCAACCTTGCCCGTTGCCCAAAGCAGACTAG
- a CDS encoding Re/Si-specific NAD(P)(+) transhydrogenase subunit alpha encodes MKIAIPKERRTGEKRVAASPDVVKKLVALGFDVIVEKGAGVGAAIEDAAFKDAGATIAKDAATALKDADVVLKIQRPIVEGDANELALMKKGAVLIAHLGALAHQEDVKVYATQGITAFAMELMPRISRAQSMDILSSQSNLAGYKAVLDGAAEYGSAFPMMMTAAGTIAPAKVFVMGVGVAGLQAIATAKRLGAVVTATDVRPATREQVESLGGKFLTVDAEMEKDAETEGGYAKQMPPEYFEKQKAVVAEHIKKQNIVITTALIPGRPAPELVSADMVASMAAGSVIVDLAVEAGGNCALAKPGKVVTSKNGVKIVGHENMPSRLPKDSSVLFAKNLLNFLTPHVDRENKTIAFDWEDETVGGTCVVRDGQIVHPLLSGEGK; translated from the coding sequence ATGAAAATAGCGATACCGAAAGAACGCCGCACGGGCGAGAAGCGCGTCGCCGCCTCGCCCGACGTGGTCAAGAAACTCGTCGCCCTAGGGTTTGACGTGATCGTGGAAAAAGGCGCCGGTGTCGGCGCCGCCATCGAGGATGCGGCGTTTAAAGACGCCGGCGCCACGATCGCCAAGGACGCCGCGACAGCCTTGAAGGACGCCGATGTGGTGTTGAAAATCCAACGCCCGATCGTCGAGGGCGACGCCAATGAACTGGCGCTGATGAAAAAAGGCGCGGTGTTGATCGCCCACCTCGGCGCGCTGGCCCACCAGGAGGACGTTAAGGTCTATGCGACGCAGGGCATCACCGCCTTTGCGATGGAGTTGATGCCGCGCATTTCGCGCGCCCAGTCGATGGATATTCTCTCCTCGCAAAGCAACTTGGCCGGCTATAAGGCGGTCTTGGATGGCGCCGCGGAATACGGTAGCGCCTTTCCGATGATGATGACCGCGGCGGGCACGATCGCGCCGGCGAAGGTGTTCGTCATGGGCGTCGGCGTCGCCGGCCTGCAGGCGATCGCCACCGCCAAGCGCCTGGGCGCGGTGGTCACCGCAACCGACGTTCGTCCCGCCACCCGCGAACAAGTGGAAAGCCTGGGCGGCAAGTTCCTGACCGTTGACGCCGAAATGGAAAAGGACGCCGAAACCGAGGGCGGCTACGCCAAACAAATGCCGCCGGAATATTTCGAAAAACAAAAGGCGGTGGTCGCCGAACACATCAAGAAGCAAAACATCGTCATCACCACGGCGTTGATTCCGGGACGCCCCGCGCCCGAATTGGTCAGCGCCGACATGGTCGCAAGCATGGCCGCGGGCTCGGTGATCGTCGATCTCGCCGTCGAGGCGGGCGGCAACTGCGCCCTGGCCAAGCCGGGCAAAGTGGTGACGAGCAAGAACGGCGTTAAGATCGTGGGGCACGAAAACATGCCCTCGCGCCTGCCCAAGGACAGCAGCGTGTTGTTCGCTAAGAACTTGCTTAATTTCCTGACTCCGCATGTGGACCGGGAAAACAAGACCATCGCGTTTGATTGGGAGGATGAAACCGTCGGCGGGACCTGTGTCGTGCGCGACGGGCAGATCGTCCATCCCTTGCTGAGCGGGGAAGGAAAATGA
- the rpsU gene encoding 30S ribosomal protein S21: MQVSVRDNNVDQALKVLKKKMQREGIFRELKLRKSFEKPSQRRAREKAEAVSRARKMERKRLEREGF; the protein is encoded by the coding sequence GTGCAAGTAAGCGTTCGCGACAACAACGTCGATCAGGCCCTGAAAGTCCTGAAAAAGAAAATGCAGCGTGAAGGAATTTTTCGCGAGTTGAAGCTGCGTAAATCCTTTGAAAAGCCGTCTCAACGACGCGCCCGCGAAAAGGCCGAGGCCGTATCGCGCGCCCGCAAGATGGAACGCAAGCGTCTGGAGCGTGAGGGCTTTTAA
- a CDS encoding NAD(P)(+) transhydrogenase (Re/Si-specific) subunit beta, producing the protein MTGSYSAFAYLIASVCFILALRGLSSPETSRKGNILGIIGMAIAIVTTLADPDVVGYGTIFLGLLIGGSIGTLLALKIKMTALPQLVAAFHSLVGLAAVFVAAAALFHPSAYGIGEIGSIEPGSLVEMGLGTAIGAVTFTGSLIAFAKLQGLMSGAPITFPMQHKLNAALGILLVVLFVLFAGSESHTVFFLLVALSLALGFLMIIPIGGADMPVVVSMLNSYSGWAAAGIGFTLGNPLLIITGALVGSSGAILSYIMCKGMNRSIFNVLLGGFGSSGGGAPAGGGVQGDRAVKSGSADDAAFIMKNASKVIIVPGYGMAVAQAQHALREMADVLKEEGVEVSYAIHPVAGRMPGHMNVLLAEANVPYDEVFELEEINNAFATADVAFVIGANDVTNPAAKTDPSSPIYGMPILDVEKAGTVLFVKRSMASGYAGVQNELFFRDNTMMLFGDAKKMTEQIVQGLG; encoded by the coding sequence ATGACCGGATCATACAGCGCGTTCGCGTATCTTATCGCCTCCGTTTGTTTCATTCTCGCCTTGCGCGGACTGAGTTCGCCCGAAACGTCGCGCAAGGGCAATATTTTGGGCATCATCGGCATGGCGATCGCCATCGTTACCACCCTGGCGGACCCCGACGTCGTCGGCTATGGGACAATTTTCTTGGGTCTGCTGATCGGCGGGTCGATCGGCACGCTTCTGGCGCTTAAAATCAAGATGACGGCTTTGCCGCAATTGGTGGCGGCGTTCCATTCCTTGGTCGGTCTGGCCGCCGTTTTCGTGGCCGCCGCGGCGCTGTTTCATCCGTCGGCCTACGGTATCGGTGAGATCGGCTCGATCGAACCGGGAAGCCTGGTCGAAATGGGCCTGGGCACGGCGATCGGCGCGGTGACCTTCACCGGCTCGCTAATCGCTTTCGCCAAACTTCAAGGCTTGATGTCCGGCGCGCCGATCACCTTCCCGATGCAACACAAGCTGAACGCCGCGTTGGGAATCTTGCTGGTCGTTTTGTTCGTGCTCTTTGCCGGTTCGGAATCGCACACGGTCTTCTTCTTGCTGGTGGCGTTGTCTCTCGCGCTCGGGTTCTTGATGATCATTCCGATCGGCGGGGCGGACATGCCGGTGGTGGTCTCGATGTTGAATTCCTATTCCGGTTGGGCCGCCGCCGGTATCGGCTTCACCCTGGGCAATCCGTTGTTGATTATCACCGGGGCGCTGGTCGGCTCGTCGGGCGCGATCCTCAGCTATATCATGTGCAAGGGCATGAACCGGTCGATCTTCAACGTCCTGTTGGGCGGCTTCGGCAGCTCCGGCGGCGGCGCCCCGGCGGGCGGCGGCGTCCAGGGCGACCGCGCGGTCAAGTCCGGCAGCGCCGACGATGCCGCCTTCATCATGAAGAACGCCTCGAAAGTGATCATCGTCCCCGGTTACGGCATGGCCGTCGCCCAGGCGCAACACGCGCTTCGCGAAATGGCCGACGTGCTGAAAGAAGAAGGGGTCGAGGTGTCGTACGCCATTCACCCGGTCGCCGGGCGTATGCCCGGGCACATGAACGTGCTGCTGGCCGAGGCCAACGTGCCTTATGACGAGGTCTTCGAACTGGAGGAAATCAACAACGCCTTCGCCACCGCCGATGTCGCCTTCGTCATCGGAGCCAACGACGTCACCAACCCGGCGGCGAAAACCGACCCGTCCAGCCCGATCTACGGGATGCCGATTTTGGACGTGGAAAAGGCGGGCACCGTTTTGTTCGTCAAACGCTCGATGGCGTCGGGATACGCCGGGGTGCAGAACGAATTGTTCTTCCGCGACAATACGATGATGCTGTTCGGCGACGCCAAGAAAATGACCGAACAAATCGTTCAGGGGTTGGGCTGA
- the def gene encoding peptide deformylase, whose protein sequence is MTLLKIARMGHPILSRVADPVADPGAPAVKRLVDDMIETMLDAPGTGLAAPQVHVPLRVVVFFVSPQRAGQSGAEHDTPLELTAMINPEIVPLDAEKADDFEGCLSIPRMIGRVPRFKKIRYSYWTCAGVRVARVAEGFHARVVQHECDHLDAILYPQRIEDLRSFGFVEEVMRARSSQDGNEASNPQADGS, encoded by the coding sequence ATGACTTTATTGAAAATCGCCCGCATGGGCCATCCCATATTGTCGCGCGTCGCCGATCCGGTCGCCGACCCCGGCGCTCCGGCGGTCAAGCGGCTTGTCGATGACATGATCGAGACCATGCTCGACGCGCCGGGCACCGGCCTCGCCGCGCCACAGGTCCACGTTCCGTTGCGCGTCGTCGTTTTTTTCGTCTCGCCGCAGCGGGCGGGACAAAGCGGGGCCGAACACGACACCCCTTTGGAGCTGACCGCGATGATCAACCCCGAGATCGTTCCCCTGGATGCGGAGAAGGCCGACGATTTCGAAGGCTGCCTGTCGATTCCGAGGATGATCGGCAGGGTGCCGCGGTTCAAGAAAATTCGCTATAGCTATTGGACCTGCGCCGGCGTGCGGGTGGCGCGCGTAGCCGAGGGTTTCCATGCCCGCGTCGTGCAACATGAATGTGACCATTTGGACGCAATCTTGTATCCTCAACGGATTGAGGATTTGCGCAGCTTCGGTTTCGTCGAGGAAGTCATGCGCGCGCGATCTTCTCAGGACGGTAATGAGGCCTCTAACCCGCAGGCGGATGGATCATGA